One window of bacterium genomic DNA carries:
- a CDS encoding corrinoid protein: MAEEILTGIKESVISGNAGKTKELVDKAVKENIDVARILNEGLIAGMNVVGVKFKNNEFYVPEVLIAARAMHAGMGIIEPLIAKAGIKPLAKVAIGTVKGDLHDIGKNLVIMMWKGAGFEVEDLGIDVPPEKFVEAAQKGAKVLGLSALLTTTMVAMKDVIEALKSAGIRQQVKVVIGGAPITQSYADEIGADGYAPDAASAVDKVKELLSIQ; the protein is encoded by the coding sequence ATGGCAGAGGAAATTCTTACTGGAATTAAGGAAAGTGTTATATCTGGAAATGCAGGGAAGACAAAAGAACTGGTAGATAAAGCGGTAAAAGAGAATATTGACGTTGCAAGAATCTTGAATGAGGGTCTTATTGCCGGAATGAATGTTGTAGGTGTAAAATTCAAAAATAACGAGTTCTATGTTCCAGAGGTCTTGATTGCTGCGAGGGCAATGCATGCAGGTATGGGAATAATAGAACCTCTTATCGCTAAAGCAGGAATAAAACCTCTTGCAAAGGTTGCCATTGGAACAGTAAAGGGGGACCTCCACGACATAGGGAAGAATTTAGTAATTATGATGTGGAAAGGCGCTGGCTTTGAAGTAGAAGACCTCGGTATAGATGTACCTCCTGAAAAATTTGTTGAGGCAGCCCAAAAAGGAGCAAAGGTTTTAGGATTATCTGCACTCTTAACAACTACTATGGTAGCAATGAAAGATGTTATTGAAGCCCTTAAGTCAGCAGGTATTAGACAACAGGTAAAAGTTGTTATAGGTGGAGCACCAATAACCCAAAGTTATGCTGATGAAATAGGTGCTGATGGATATGCTCCTGATGCAGCAAGCGCAGTGGACAAAGTAAAAGAACTTTTAAGTATCCAATAA
- a CDS encoding fumarylacetoacetate hydrolase family protein, with the protein MKYVRVVVEGLDRCGSYGIVKDEIVHIIKTSPLLSPPEYTGIKVPLNSVKKFLPPVDPPNIIALGLNYKEHAKESKMELCPAPVVFLKATTAITGHLSPIVLPREAPDFVDYEAELVIVIGKRAKNVSKEDVSDFIFGYTCGNDVSARDCQMKLDRQWARAKSFDTFAPIGPWIETDISPDNLKIQSRVNGVLMQNANTSDMIFNVSEIVSYLSRQMTLLPGTFIMTGTPSGVGFAREPQVFLREGDNVEVEIEGIGILRNPVVCE; encoded by the coding sequence ATGAAATATGTAAGAGTTGTTGTAGAGGGGCTGGATAGGTGTGGTAGTTATGGTATAGTTAAAGATGAGATAGTCCATATAATAAAAACATCTCCACTTCTTTCCCCTCCTGAATATACAGGAATAAAAGTGCCTCTTAATTCTGTAAAAAAGTTTTTACCACCTGTAGACCCACCCAATATTATTGCGCTGGGGCTTAACTATAAAGAACACGCAAAGGAAAGTAAAATGGAATTATGTCCAGCACCTGTTGTGTTTTTAAAGGCAACTACTGCAATAACAGGTCATTTAAGTCCCATAGTATTACCGAGAGAGGCACCTGATTTTGTTGATTATGAAGCAGAGCTTGTTATAGTTATAGGTAAAAGGGCAAAAAATGTTTCAAAAGAAGATGTTTCAGATTTTATCTTTGGATACACCTGTGGTAATGATGTTTCAGCAAGAGATTGCCAGATGAAACTGGACAGACAGTGGGCAAGAGCAAAATCGTTTGATACCTTTGCACCGATAGGTCCATGGATAGAAACAGATATCAGTCCAGATAATTTAAAAATTCAATCAAGGGTCAACGGTGTTTTAATGCAGAATGCAAACACATCTGATATGATATTTAATGTTTCAGAAATTGTTTCTTATCTTTCAAGACAGATGACGCTCCTTCCAGGTACTTTTATTATGACAGGTACCCCTTCAGGTGTTGGATTTGCAAGGGAACCTCAGGTATTTTTAAGGGAAGGGGATAATGTTGAAGTTGAAATAGAAGGGATAGGAATTTTACGAAATCCTGTTGTTTGTGAATAA
- a CDS encoding V-type ATP synthase subunit D — MKLKVNPNRMELLKLKKRLTLAKRGHKLLKDKEEQLLIEFRSLIFTVKEKRKDVEEETLQFYMDIIKMKGLMDEKIWKSFIEESFFKTIFLQEILRFFNIPVSKISFNVSTEKTLPDYSLSPYHYYLLDKGKKVLEKLMELAFLENKLISFSIEIERTRRRVNALEYVLIPNIEETIKFISFKLNEIERTSLVMLKHIQLIRE, encoded by the coding sequence ATGAAACTAAAGGTTAATCCAAACAGGATGGAACTTTTAAAACTTAAAAAGAGATTAACCCTTGCAAAAAGGGGACATAAACTCTTAAAAGATAAAGAAGAACAACTTTTAATAGAATTCAGGTCTCTTATCTTTACAGTCAAAGAAAAAAGAAAGGACGTTGAAGAAGAAACACTACAGTTCTATATGGATATAATTAAAATGAAGGGACTGATGGACGAGAAAATATGGAAGTCATTTATTGAAGAAAGTTTTTTCAAAACGATATTTTTACAGGAGATATTACGATTTTTTAATATACCTGTTTCAAAAATTTCTTTCAATGTGTCCACAGAAAAAACTCTACCAGATTATTCACTCTCGCCATATCACTACTATCTTCTGGATAAGGGAAAAAAAGTATTAGAAAAATTAATGGAACTTGCTTTCCTTGAAAATAAACTTATAAGTTTTTCTATAGAGATTGAAAGGACAAGAAGGAGAGTTAATGCACTTGAATATGTCCTTATACCCAATATTGAGGAGACAATAAAATTTATATCTTTCAAACTTAATGAAATAGAGAGAACTTCTCTCGTTATGTTAAAACATATCCAATTAATCCGAGAATAA
- the dnaK gene encoding molecular chaperone DnaK, whose translation MTEKIIGIDLGTSNSSAAVMEAGKPVIIPSAEGTTIVGGKAFPSYVAFTKDGQVLVGEPARRQAAVNPEGTVFAAKRKMGTDYKYNIYGKTYTPEQISAYILQKIKRDAEAFLGYPIKKAVITVPAYFNDNQRQATKDAGTIAGLEVVRLINEPTAASFAYGLDKLQAELKILVFDFGAGTLDVTIMEMMAGVFKVLSTHGDTQLGGTDMDEVLIRYIVEEFKKESGIDVSKDKMAMQRIKEAAEKAKIELSSTLETEINLPFITADHTGPKHLQMKIRRAKLEELVEPIIERCKGPVKQAMEDAKLKPSEINKVILVGGPTRMPIVQKFIEDFIGIKPERGVDPMECVSIGAAIQGAILSGDMKDKDILLLDVTPLSLGVETLGGVFTKIIERNTTIPVKKSQIFTTAADNQPSVEINVLQGERPMAKDNLSLGRFHLEGIPPAPRGVPQIEVTFDIDANGILHVTAKDKGTGKEQSIKITASKKLSQEEIEKMVKEAERYAEEDKKQREIIEVVNQADSLIYNVNKTLKEHGDKVSETDRKNIQEKIDALDKLIKAEVKDKDNIQKAMEELQQAVHGLAQVIYQQAQQQTSGQQAQPEQEPEKKEDRGNVVDAEYKEVDDKDKK comes from the coding sequence ATGACAGAGAAAATTATAGGTATAGACCTCGGGACAAGTAATTCTTCCGCAGCAGTTATGGAAGCAGGAAAACCAGTTATTATCCCCAGTGCAGAAGGGACTACTATAGTTGGTGGTAAGGCGTTCCCTTCTTATGTTGCCTTTACAAAAGATGGACAGGTTCTTGTTGGAGAACCGGCAAGAAGACAGGCGGCAGTAAATCCTGAAGGTACTGTTTTTGCTGCTAAGAGAAAGATGGGAACTGACTATAAATATAATATCTATGGGAAGACCTATACTCCTGAACAGATATCTGCTTATATCCTTCAAAAGATAAAAAGGGATGCAGAAGCGTTCCTCGGATATCCGATAAAGAAAGCAGTAATAACTGTTCCTGCATATTTTAATGATAACCAGAGACAGGCGACAAAGGATGCAGGGACTATAGCAGGTCTTGAAGTTGTCCGTCTCATAAATGAACCAACCGCTGCTTCCTTTGCCTATGGACTTGATAAATTACAGGCAGAACTTAAAATCCTCGTGTTTGATTTTGGGGCAGGAACACTGGATGTCACCATTATGGAAATGATGGCAGGTGTGTTTAAGGTTCTTTCTACCCATGGAGATACACAGCTGGGTGGGACTGATATGGATGAAGTTCTTATAAGATATATTGTAGAAGAGTTTAAAAAAGAGTCAGGTATAGATGTTAGTAAAGACAAGATGGCTATGCAGAGAATTAAAGAAGCAGCGGAAAAGGCAAAAATAGAACTTTCTTCAACACTGGAAACAGAAATCAACCTGCCATTTATTACAGCAGACCATACAGGCCCCAAGCATCTTCAAATGAAGATAAGAAGGGCAAAACTTGAGGAACTGGTAGAGCCCATCATAGAAAGGTGTAAAGGCCCTGTAAAACAGGCGATGGAAGATGCAAAATTAAAACCATCAGAAATTAACAAGGTAATTCTCGTTGGAGGTCCTACCAGAATGCCTATTGTTCAGAAGTTTATAGAGGACTTTATTGGAATAAAACCAGAGAGAGGGGTTGACCCTATGGAGTGTGTATCTATAGGTGCTGCAATACAGGGGGCTATTTTGAGTGGAGATATGAAAGATAAGGATATACTTCTTCTGGATGTTACTCCTCTTTCGCTCGGTGTTGAGACATTAGGAGGTGTGTTTACAAAGATTATAGAAAGGAATACAACCATTCCTGTAAAAAAGAGTCAGATATTCACAACGGCTGCAGATAACCAGCCGTCTGTTGAAATCAATGTTTTACAGGGTGAGAGGCCTATGGCAAAAGACAATTTGAGTTTAGGTAGATTCCACCTTGAAGGTATTCCTCCTGCTCCGAGAGGAGTTCCTCAAATAGAAGTTACTTTTGATATTGATGCAAACGGTATTTTGCATGTGACAGCAAAAGATAAGGGAACTGGAAAGGAACAGTCCATTAAAATAACTGCTTCTAAAAAACTATCACAGGAGGAGATTGAAAAGATGGTTAAGGAAGCTGAGAGATATGCAGAAGAGGACAAGAAGCAGAGAGAGATTATAGAGGTTGTCAATCAGGCAGATTCTCTGATATACAATGTTAATAAAACGTTGAAAGAACATGGGGATAAAGTTAGTGAAACAGATAGAAAAAATATACAGGAAAAAATAGATGCACTGGATAAATTGATAAAAGCAGAGGTTAAAGATAAAGATAATATACAGAAGGCAATGGAAGAACTTCAACAGGCAGTCCATGGTCTTGCACAGGTTATATATCAACAGGCACAACAGCAGACCTCCGGGCAACAAGCACAACCTGAACAGGAACCAGAGAAAAAGGAGGATAGAGGTAATGTTGTTGATGCAGAATACAAAGAGGTTGATGATAAGGATAAGAAGTAA